TCCTATATAAACCTTAGTAATTATTTAAGAAAAACCGATACTTAATACTGGAGATGGAACAAAGATTATGGTGTATGACAATTTTATGCGCTTTATAGTTGTTACGGTTACCACTTGAAGCAAAAACCTTCTGCACCGTTGTAGGAGAAATTCTTGTAATTAGATTTTCTATGTAGGCAGATTGCCTACTCTCTGGATGTCTTTGTGAATTTAAAAATTCTATCACCTGTTCAGCAGTCATAATACCAAACCCATGACCAAAGAACGTTCCATCGCTCAACACGACAGCGTTTAGTCCTCGATACCATGGTGCATACGGATGATATTCAGGATTATTAAAATACACAACATCTCCTGGCACATAATTGTCTGCATTAAAGTAGTGATATTCTAAGTCAGGATCTGTATGCCAACTGTATAAATAGATATTTTGAAAATTATAATCGAAACGTTCTCTCCCGATACTTTTTAAGATGGCCTGATAATAGATAATGATGATTGCCGTTGCGCACTCAAATCCATACAGTTGCCCGTTTCGATTAATATCTAAAATCGCATCAGATGGTCGCACACCTTGCCGCAACAAAAATCCTCCAGCACTCGTCAAATTCCAGTATGTAGGATTACAACGAGCATTTTCAAAAATCGTAAATGCCGCATGACTCTCACTCATCTCCTTAGCGCTTTCCATGATATTTTTTCTAAGGTTAATTTCAAATCTAAGCTCATTCATGGAAAGATAGGTAAACAATTCAGGAGAATCATGCATTTGTTGAATGATTACTCCTTCTACCTCGCCAAAGTCCATCGTACTTTCTAGTGAAAACGGCCTGCCAGCTACTTGTATCATGTCATTCCCCATTTCCTTTAATTCGAAGATGGCTTCTTCGACAAATATGTTCCCTAACGCTTTGGCAACTATATTTAAATTTATATGTTAAAGAGGTGGATTACTTGCTAATGAGTTTTACTGAAAGAGCATGGGATGAACTGTCCCCATGCTTCCAAGATTTTTCGAGATGTACAGTGACATAAATTAAATTGTCAACTAAATTCATTCTACAAATACCGGGGAGTGACAGCGTATAATGCTTTAAAGGTCAAGTAGATCTTTTCCCCTTAAAGAGGCGGACTTAAATAAGCCTTCGTTTTCCATTTTTTTCAAGACTCAACTATCACAGAATTATATCATAGAATGTCTCTAGAACGTGAAAGGATCTTGCATTTTCATCCTATAGGGATACCACCTAGTTATTTAAGCTTTGTCTTCACGTATTATTCGTATTTATAGGACAAGATCCATAACGCTGTCACGCGAGGTCAATATTGCCTCAGGCACAAAATTCGATGTGATCTGACGTCCTAGGGACACTCTATTTATCAATGTTTCTTACTATATTTACTTACACTTTGGTTGTAATCTATACTGCAAAGTATCTTGTGTAAAAGCGTTTAACATGTTGGGCTTTAAGTTTCTTGGTCAATTCAGCTAGTAAAGTATAATCTGCTTCTTCTGATTGATACATTGTTTGTTTACGAATCATGGCAAAGGCTAAACGGATCATGCGATTTCCTAAGGCTATATACGCTTGTCTTGCATATTTGCCTCTATCTCTCATTTCTTGATATTGTTTCTTCATCTTTGGATTGTGCATGGCAAGTGACTTTCCTATTTGATACACACTATTTCTAAATGTACGCCTTCCTTCTCGAGAGATACAATGATAAGTCGGATTTCGACCGCCAGATTGCACTACAATAGGATTCGTGCCTGCCATTTTAATTAACTGTCCTGCATGGTCAAAATCCGATATATCACCCATTTCGCCATACAATTCCGCACCAGTCACTAGTCCAACTCCTGGTACAGTTAACAAGACAGCACCTTCTGTTTCAATGAATAAACTAGCAATCTTCTGTTCCATTTCATCAATCTGTTGATTTACTAGTTCCAGCCGATCTAGCTTATGAACAAGTAAAAAGTGATCAATTTCTAACTCTTCCTTTGGTCTTGAGATGGAATTACTTGCGAATTCTAAAAGTAATTGTATAGAAGAATCGCGTATCTTAAGGTTTTCTTTAATCGATATCTCTCTTAATCCATCAACACCTAGGTTAATGATATCGCTAGGGTGTATAAAATGACGCATCAAATAGCGGCCAGCCTTCCCAAAAAGTTTCTCAAAGGGTTGAACATGAACTCGTTTACCATCTCTCCATATACTCATTCCTTGAAATTCTCGAAATATATGATCAATATGAACTCTTATTTCGTTTTGGAGAGCTGTCTTTTCCTGGACGATTGTGCGTCGAGCTCTTGTGAGCTTTTGAAGCTCATGCACAGATCCTGAAGGTAGTTCACTACTTGTTCCACGACCGTTTATCACTGATTGTGTAATAGCTAATAGATCAAGGTTGTCAGTTTTAGAGCGGTTTAATAGTGCTTTTCTCTCTTCAGATGTAGTAGCTGCGTTTATTATTCGAACATAGTAACTATTCCCTTGCCAATGACGAACTAGGTCCTCATAATAGTGTCCCGTCGTTTCAATACCAATAACTATGGACTGTTTCCCAGTCTCTTGACTTACCTTTTCAATTTGACTGATGAGTTGATTATGACCAGTTAAAGAAGCATCAAACTCGAAGGGTTTCTTTAGGATCTCCCCATAAAAAGTACAAATCATAGCTTTATGCGTATATTTAGCAGCATCTACCGCTACTATTAAAATATTTTCCAAGCCAGCTGTTTGAAGAAACTTAGCCCATCGACTTCCCTTTTTTCCTTGAATATGGTTCAATAATGTGTATACCATCGTTTCATCTCCTTGTGGTGAGGGGTTTTGGAAGTTCTGTGATAGGTCCTTCCATTGTACATGAAAACGATGGTATTTTTTATTTAGCCCAACTATTTATTATACTAGGCACCAGATTTACCAGATCTATATCTCATTTTTAACATTTAGAATTTTCATAGCTTTTTCTCGATGATCTAATAAATCTAACCACCATGCACGAAACAATGCATGCTTTAAATTTTTTCTTGTTATATAACTCATAGGTTTATCCTGCTTTAAGTAAGTTCGAAGAACACGAGAATGGGGACAAATTGCCAGTGCAATTTCAATTAAAACCTCGTCTGGTTGACCTTCAAGGAGCGAACCAAACGATTTCTTAGGCTTACCATTTAAAAATTCTCGGATAGCTTTTGCTATTCGTAACTCAGCTATATTTCGAATTTGCGCAGCACGAGAACTGGAAATTCCAAATTGTTCTCCCATTTGATCAAGTGTTAACTTCTCACCTTTCAATCTATACTGAAAATCTAGTATCGTTTTTTCTCGTTCATTTAAACAGTCTCTATAATGAAGATAAACCTGAATAAACCTCTTGTATTCTTCTGAAGTTGGTTCCTTAAGAAAAGGGTAGTAAGGCTTTAATTTACCAATCTTAGGTTTATAAGATGGACCATAAATTGAACCTATCATATCTAAATAAAAAAGCATATCTTCTTTGGTAATCTCTATTTCCCCCATAAAAATACCACCTCTGCTTAAAAAGTATATTACGATATGCATAAATATTTTAGCATAGTTTATTTAATCTTCAGCCAACTTTCAAATCCCGCTGCCTTCACTTTCTTAAATACTATCGACTTATAGGAGAAGGCCCACCTGCATCACGTAAAATACAAAATGGCTTGAATATAATGCTTAAAGAGGAAGTTTCCTGCTTTACCTTCATTCTAAGCAAATCAGTAACTTCCCAAAATTTCATTCTCTATAACTGAGCATGTTCTCTTTTAACTTTTTATTCCGCTCATCCTCTTTCAACTTCGAGTTCCAGTATTCAACAAATGCTGTATAACCCTGCTTTTTCATAAAATAAGGCAAGAGTTGCTCACCACGGAGTTTGTATGACTGAATATTTGTCACACCATCCCGATAAGCCTTCTCCATTCGATGGTTGCCATCGATAATATTAAACTCGCCTGGCTGGACCTCCGCCTGAATGACCGGTTTATTTACATCAACTGTCGGCAAGTGTTCTTCATTTACAGATGCATGGTAATGAGTCTCGAACCAACTACCCACATCAATTGTTTCCTTCTCAACTTTTAGTGTTCCATCGTGAATATGTTCAGTTATCCTCGATATATTAAAATTAAAAATGCCGTTCGGAAAAAATTCATCACCTTCATAAGAAGGAAGCGGAGTATATTCTTCGTTTAATTTGATCTGTCTCTTATGTCTCATCTGAACCTTCCTTTTACTGAATTTTACTATAATATAAGAAACTTTCTCACACAGTTAAATCGGGTGTAGCGCATTTTTAAGTTTACTATAAAACGTAAATCATTTTTATATAAAGACAAATTTGTTAAGTTACCAGCGTATGCTACATAAAGGGAATTTTGGTCTTTGTTTCGTTACAGGTTAGTTTTCTGAACCACTACCTTATATGGCACAAATCAAATGAATGTAGGTCTACCTAACCACAAAAGTCGATATTGCATATAGGTAATTTTGCTTATATAATCAATTTAAGTAGTTATTCTCCAATAAGTAACATACATACAAAAATTGAAAAAGGCAAACCCATTGAAAAGTGGCGACGCAAAACTAAAGGGGCTAAGATCTGTTGATTAAGCCAGCCAGTTACCGATTATTTGATAGTTTTCTTGACTAATCGACTATTCGGTTAGTCTTTTTGCTTTTGGTAGAATTTCTATCCCGAACTATACTTATTTAAAAAAATCTAGGTTTTTTATATTAAATATTAACCTTTTAAACAATTACACTTGAAACAAGATTTTGTAAGTTTCCCCTTTTAAAATATATAAAGCTAATCCATAAGGAGTGATTGTTATGCCAGCTATTGCTAGTGTTGAAGAACTAAATCAGGCACACCTCCGGTTAAAAGGTATCCGAAATGAAAACCCTGACTTCTATGAAAAGCTACAGGACCTTTTTCATCGTGCAAACCATTTAAATATCAGACCTGGCTACATCTGTAGAACTATTACTGAAGATGATGTTGAGAAGTATCTACCAAACCATTTAACCAAACCAAAAATCCAGAGTTTTAACTTCCTTATATATCAGTTAAAACATCAATTTCGATTAGAATACAAAATGTTTTATGATTTTCTCATCGAACACCGATATGTTGGCTACGAGAATATTAGAAAATTACTTTTCGGAGTACCTCCGGAGTTAGTTAAAGACGGGTATTACCTATAATTTGATTACAATAGAAATAACCGCTAATCCATTAATCGTGGGAGCGGTTATTTCTATTTTGCTCAAGTTCTTGCCTTCTCTTTATCGACAAATTTCGGGTAGTGACAGGCACCTCCCTCCGCTCAAAGGGAATATTTGCTACTAAATTTACTGTACGAACATAGGTTGAACCGTCCCAATTCTATTACCCTAATAAAATATAATTATGATTACTCTGAGTGGAATAGAGTATCATCGATTTGGTAACATTGGGTATTTTGGGGTCCATATCGAATTGAAAATTTCTTTAATTTTGAAGAAAGTGATGGAGTCTGGAACAGTGTAACAAAAACAAACGGA
This portion of the Anaerobacillus alkaliphilus genome encodes:
- a CDS encoding protein-glutamine gamma-glutamyltransferase; this encodes MIQVAGRPFSLESTMDFGEVEGVIIQQMHDSPELFTYLSMNELRFEINLRKNIMESAKEMSESHAAFTIFENARCNPTYWNLTSAGGFLLRQGVRPSDAILDINRNGQLYGFECATAIIIIYYQAILKSIGRERFDYNFQNIYLYSWHTDPDLEYHYFNADNYVPGDVVYFNNPEYHPYAPWYRGLNAVVLSDGTFFGHGFGIMTAEQVIEFLNSQRHPESRQSAYIENLITRISPTTVQKVFASSGNRNNYKAHKIVIHHNLCSISSIKYRFFLNNY
- a CDS encoding IS110 family transposase; this translates as MVYTLLNHIQGKKGSRWAKFLQTAGLENILIVAVDAAKYTHKAMICTFYGEILKKPFEFDASLTGHNQLISQIEKVSQETGKQSIVIGIETTGHYYEDLVRHWQGNSYYVRIINAATTSEERKALLNRSKTDNLDLLAITQSVINGRGTSSELPSGSVHELQKLTRARRTIVQEKTALQNEIRVHIDHIFREFQGMSIWRDGKRVHVQPFEKLFGKAGRYLMRHFIHPSDIINLGVDGLREISIKENLKIRDSSIQLLLEFASNSISRPKEELEIDHFLLVHKLDRLELVNQQIDEMEQKIASLFIETEGAVLLTVPGVGLVTGAELYGEMGDISDFDHAGQLIKMAGTNPIVVQSGGRNPTYHCISREGRRTFRNSVYQIGKSLAMHNPKMKKQYQEMRDRGKYARQAYIALGNRMIRLAFAMIRKQTMYQSEEADYTLLAELTKKLKAQHVKRFYTRYFAV
- a CDS encoding sigma factor-like helix-turn-helix DNA-binding protein, encoding MGEIEITKEDMLFYLDMIGSIYGPSYKPKIGKLKPYYPFLKEPTSEEYKRFIQVYLHYRDCLNEREKTILDFQYRLKGEKLTLDQMGEQFGISSSRAAQIRNIAELRIAKAIREFLNGKPKKSFGSLLEGQPDEVLIEIALAICPHSRVLRTYLKQDKPMSYITRKNLKHALFRAWWLDLLDHREKAMKILNVKNEI